A region of Planococcus sp. MSAK28401 DNA encodes the following proteins:
- the gcvPA gene encoding aminomethyl-transferring glycine dehydrogenase subunit GcvPA has translation MKHRYLPMTSQDEKDMLETIGVQSIDELFSDIPEKVRFKGEYNIKPAKSESALTKELAQLAGKNADSVRYASFLGAGVYDHYKPIIVDHVISRSEFYTAYTPYQPEISQGELQAIFEFQTMIGELTGMDIANSSMYDGGTALAEAGMLAAGQTRRKKILVSRAVHPESRDVVRTYALGQSIDVVEVPLKDGRTDIEALKEMVDENTATVMVQYPNFFGQVENLKEIEPIVHEAGALFTVSSNPLALGALTPPGKFGADITVGDAQPFGIPEAFGGPHCGYFAVTQKLMRKVPGRLVGETTDDEGRRGFVLTLQAREQHIRRDKATSNICSNQALNALAASVAMTALGKEGAKEIAVQNIAKTQYMKQQLKKSGFEIAFNGAHFNEIAVKLGSSVKELNAALFEKGMIGGYDLGLSYDELQGHMLIAVTEQRSKEEIDTFVQEIDAFVRETEASHA, from the coding sequence ATGAAACATCGCTATCTACCAATGACTTCCCAAGATGAAAAAGACATGCTCGAGACGATCGGCGTCCAATCGATCGACGAATTGTTTTCGGACATTCCTGAAAAAGTACGCTTTAAAGGCGAATACAACATCAAGCCTGCAAAATCCGAATCGGCCTTGACGAAAGAGTTGGCACAGCTCGCCGGCAAGAACGCGGATTCTGTCCGCTACGCCTCTTTCCTCGGCGCGGGTGTCTATGACCACTACAAACCGATCATTGTCGATCACGTCATTTCCCGTTCCGAATTTTACACAGCCTATACGCCTTACCAGCCGGAAATCTCCCAAGGGGAATTGCAGGCGATCTTTGAATTCCAGACGATGATCGGTGAACTCACCGGCATGGATATCGCGAACTCTTCCATGTACGACGGCGGAACAGCGCTCGCAGAAGCGGGCATGCTTGCAGCCGGCCAGACGCGCCGCAAGAAAATCCTCGTTTCCCGTGCTGTCCATCCGGAGTCGAGAGACGTTGTCCGCACTTATGCACTCGGCCAGTCAATCGATGTGGTAGAGGTTCCGCTCAAAGACGGCCGCACGGATATCGAGGCCTTGAAAGAAATGGTCGATGAAAACACCGCGACCGTCATGGTCCAATACCCGAACTTTTTCGGTCAAGTGGAAAACTTGAAGGAAATCGAACCGATTGTCCACGAAGCAGGCGCTTTGTTTACGGTATCATCCAATCCTCTGGCACTCGGCGCACTTACGCCTCCAGGTAAATTCGGCGCAGATATTACAGTCGGCGATGCACAGCCGTTTGGCATTCCTGAAGCATTCGGCGGGCCCCATTGCGGCTATTTCGCCGTAACGCAGAAATTGATGCGCAAAGTTCCGGGGCGTCTTGTCGGCGAAACGACAGACGATGAAGGCAGACGCGGATTCGTATTGACTTTGCAAGCGCGCGAACAGCATATCCGCCGTGACAAAGCGACATCGAATATTTGCTCGAACCAAGCATTGAACGCCTTAGCGGCATCTGTTGCCATGACGGCGCTCGGCAAGGAAGGCGCGAAAGAAATCGCGGTGCAAAACATCGCCAAGACGCAATACATGAAGCAGCAGCTGAAGAAATCCGGCTTCGAGATCGCATTTAATGGCGCCCATTTCAATGAAATTGCCGTCAAGCTCGGCTCATCGGTCAAGGAATTGAATGCGGCTTTATTTGAAAAAGGCATGATCGGCGGCTATGATCTCGGCTTGAGTTACGATGAGTTGCAAGGACATATGCTGATTGCGGTCACTGAGCAGCGTTCTAAAGAAGAAATCGACACGTTTGTACAGGAAATCGATGCATTCGTGCGAGAAACGGAGGCTTCCCATGCATAA
- the comGF gene encoding competence type IV pilus minor pilin ComGF, whose amino-acid sequence MHRVNIRSSKGFTFLDSLLELLALSIMLPLVAMFYLFSSQFLMDLDSGATEFRLFALELQQYLDGSEQIYIMRDGKGVRIVREGVVYDIELYGSVVRKRKDQLGHEIMLTDVKNSIFQLEGKRLTIQLEFQSGAKEEADYALSLPD is encoded by the coding sequence ATGCATCGAGTGAACATCCGGTCATCAAAAGGGTTTACGTTTCTGGACAGCCTGTTGGAGTTGTTGGCATTATCGATTATGCTGCCGCTTGTCGCGATGTTCTATCTATTCAGCTCGCAATTTTTGATGGATTTGGATTCCGGCGCGACAGAGTTCCGTCTGTTTGCGCTGGAGCTGCAGCAGTATCTGGATGGCAGTGAACAAATTTACATTATGCGCGATGGAAAAGGCGTTCGCATTGTTCGTGAAGGCGTTGTTTACGATATCGAATTGTATGGTAGCGTCGTGCGCAAGCGAAAAGATCAGCTGGGCCATGAAATCATGCTGACCGATGTAAAAAACAGCATTTTTCAACTGGAAGGCAAGCGTTTGACCATCCAGCTGGAGTTCCAAAGCGGCGCAAAAGAGGAGGCCGATTATGCGCTCTCGCTTCCTGACTAG
- the gcvT gene encoding glycine cleavage system aminomethyltransferase GcvT, translating to MGQLKRTPLFDSYARYGGKTIDFGGWELPVQFSSIKDEHEAVRTRAGLFDVSHMGEIFVSGPDSLSYLQKLLTNDVSKLQDGQAQYTAMCYEDGGTIDDLLVYKLEDERYLLVVNASNIDKDFEWMQKHHDGQVELDNASERFGLLALQGPLAEKVLSALTEEDLSAIRPFRFKNQVEVAGQQVLVSRTGYTGEDGFEIYGSPQAVTALWDRILETGESEGVVPAGLGARDTLRFEAGLALYGQELSKEITPLEAGIGFAVKLKKESDFIGKQALVDQKEAGVPRKSVGIEMIDKGIPRHGYAVYTGDEKIGEVTTGTQSPTLKKNIGLALLDAEHNELGTEVDVEIRNKRLKAKIIAAPFYKRSK from the coding sequence TTGGGACAATTGAAGCGAACACCTTTGTTTGACTCGTATGCCCGCTACGGCGGCAAGACGATCGATTTCGGCGGATGGGAATTGCCGGTGCAATTTTCTTCCATCAAGGACGAGCATGAAGCAGTCCGCACTAGAGCAGGATTGTTTGATGTTTCCCATATGGGCGAGATATTCGTCTCGGGCCCGGACAGCCTATCTTATTTACAGAAATTGCTGACCAATGATGTATCAAAGCTTCAGGATGGCCAGGCGCAATACACGGCGATGTGCTATGAAGATGGCGGCACGATCGATGATTTGCTTGTCTACAAACTCGAAGATGAGCGCTATTTGCTGGTGGTCAATGCATCGAATATCGACAAGGATTTCGAATGGATGCAAAAACATCACGATGGCCAAGTCGAACTTGATAATGCCTCGGAACGTTTTGGCTTGTTGGCGCTGCAAGGGCCGCTGGCTGAAAAAGTATTGTCTGCGTTAACGGAAGAAGATTTATCGGCGATCCGCCCATTCCGCTTCAAGAACCAAGTAGAAGTCGCTGGGCAGCAAGTATTGGTTTCGCGGACCGGCTACACAGGGGAAGATGGGTTTGAAATCTACGGCAGCCCGCAAGCCGTCACGGCTCTATGGGACCGGATCTTGGAAACAGGTGAATCGGAAGGCGTCGTGCCGGCAGGACTCGGTGCACGCGATACGCTGCGTTTTGAAGCAGGGCTTGCGCTATACGGCCAAGAATTGTCAAAAGAAATCACACCGCTCGAAGCGGGCATCGGTTTTGCGGTCAAATTGAAAAAAGAATCCGACTTTATCGGGAAACAGGCTTTAGTGGATCAAAAAGAAGCTGGGGTACCCCGCAAATCCGTCGGCATTGAAATGATCGACAAGGGCATCCCGCGCCACGGCTATGCAGTTTACACGGGCGATGAGAAAATCGGCGAAGTCACGACCGGTACACAGTCGCCGACATTGAAAAAGAATATCGGGCTGGCTTTGCTGGATGCTGAGCATAATGAGCTGGGCACGGAAGTGGATGTCGAAATCCGCAATAAGAGGCTAAAAGCAAAAATTATCGCAGCGCCATTTTATAAACGCTCTAAATAA
- a CDS encoding shikimate kinase — protein sequence MNRIYLIGFMGCGKSAVGRRLSFLLKMPYYDMDKEIVRQMGMAIPEIFERFGEEYFRNLETEFLQNLQQDHCIISTGGGVTMRKVNQRLMRQTGLVLFLDAPFKEIWRRIHKDPNRPIVRRSTREEIEALHKSRYRDYKRTAHITIRTEHRTLRQITQYAAFQVKRLKTNDQHA from the coding sequence ATGAACAGAATATATTTGATCGGTTTTATGGGCTGCGGTAAAAGTGCGGTCGGCAGGAGGCTAAGTTTTTTATTGAAAATGCCGTATTATGATATGGACAAAGAAATCGTCCGACAGATGGGCATGGCGATACCTGAAATCTTCGAGCGTTTCGGTGAAGAATATTTCAGGAATCTCGAAACGGAATTTTTGCAAAATTTGCAACAGGATCATTGCATCATTTCTACGGGCGGTGGCGTCACGATGCGTAAAGTGAACCAGCGCCTCATGCGCCAGACGGGGCTCGTGTTATTCCTGGATGCGCCTTTCAAGGAAATTTGGCGGCGCATCCATAAAGACCCGAACCGCCCAATTGTCAGGCGTTCGACGCGCGAGGAAATCGAAGCGCTCCATAAATCGCGTTACCGTGATTATAAACGGACGGCGCATATCACCATCCGGACCGAGCACCGCACGCTGCGGCAGATTACCCAATATGCTGCATTTCAAGTTAAACGCCTGAAAACGAATGATCAGCACGCATAA
- a CDS encoding vitamin B12-dependent ribonucleotide reductase: protein MVSATQSEYTLNVESLNKDIEAFPQVHAVTKDMKKTHKGVSRLVMIDRYSFKDTSKSTLKPGDFVVLTVKEDPKFPARGLGYIVSIDQDANKARVWIEEDYRSAIDNPEEVEQGIVNRPIDVIEKPLEVFYEQIAKRNATGLSAVEKTPEKQSEWFTKFYEQLVNLNFVPAGRVLYGAGADTDVTYFNCYVMPFVADSREGISDHRKQVMEIMSRGGGVGTNGSTLRPRNTLARGVNGKSSGSVSWLDDIAKLTHLVEQGGSRRGAQMIMLADWHPDIAEFIISKMQNPRILRYLIENTEDETIKRLANDKLKFKPLTEQEEAMYQGLLNYRTIPGMGGFNEKIMRDAETKLRDGGTFSVHNEEFLTGANISVTLTKDFMEAVEKDEDFELRFPAVETYSKEEMAVYNEEWHKIGDVRDWEKMGHKVRTYRVIKARELWNLINVCATYSAEPGIFFIDNANEKTNATAYGQKVVATNPCGEQPLAPYSVCNLAAVNLARFADPKTKQVDFEALKETVRVGVRMQDNVIDATPYFLEDNRIQALGERRVGLGVMGLADLLIYSDREYGSPEGNELVDEIFKTIAVAAYEASTELAEERGSFPFLVGETDAETENLRRAFTETGFMQGMPEEIRQAVLDKGIRNSHLLTVAPTGSTGTMVGVSTGLEPYYSFTYYRSGRLGKFIEVKADIVREYLKNNPDAEEDNLPKAFVTSMDLAPEAHADVQCIIQRWIDSSISKTVNAPKGYTVEQVEGVYERLYKGGAKGGTVYVDGSRDSQVLTLKAEDNTFEEDHKEEDTGKRPVVLIDTIQDLRSTNVTIGSEVGNTCPVCRKGTVEEMGGCNTCTNCAAQLKCGL from the coding sequence ATGGTTTCCGCCACACAATCCGAATATACATTAAACGTCGAGTCCCTGAACAAAGACATTGAAGCTTTCCCGCAAGTCCACGCGGTAACGAAGGACATGAAGAAAACCCATAAAGGCGTATCCCGCCTGGTCATGATCGACCGCTATTCCTTCAAGGACACTAGCAAAAGTACATTGAAGCCTGGCGATTTCGTCGTGTTGACGGTCAAGGAAGACCCGAAATTTCCAGCACGCGGCCTCGGATATATCGTCTCGATCGACCAAGACGCGAACAAAGCACGCGTGTGGATCGAAGAAGATTACCGCAGCGCCATCGACAACCCTGAAGAAGTAGAGCAAGGCATCGTCAACCGGCCGATCGATGTCATCGAAAAACCGCTCGAAGTATTTTACGAGCAAATCGCCAAACGTAATGCCACTGGGCTTTCTGCAGTCGAGAAAACTCCTGAAAAGCAAAGCGAATGGTTCACGAAATTCTACGAGCAGCTCGTCAACTTGAATTTCGTCCCTGCCGGCCGTGTGCTGTACGGGGCAGGCGCTGACACCGATGTCACGTATTTCAACTGCTACGTCATGCCGTTTGTAGCTGATTCACGCGAAGGCATCTCAGACCACCGCAAGCAAGTGATGGAAATCATGAGCCGCGGAGGCGGTGTCGGAACGAACGGATCGACTCTTCGCCCGCGCAATACACTCGCTCGTGGCGTCAATGGCAAATCATCCGGTTCTGTTTCATGGCTCGATGATATCGCGAAACTGACGCATCTGGTCGAACAAGGTGGTTCACGCCGCGGTGCCCAGATGATCATGCTTGCTGACTGGCATCCTGATATCGCGGAATTCATCATTTCCAAAATGCAAAACCCGCGTATTTTGCGCTATTTGATCGAAAACACCGAAGACGAAACGATCAAACGCTTGGCGAACGATAAATTGAAGTTCAAACCTTTAACTGAGCAGGAAGAAGCGATGTACCAAGGTTTGCTTAACTACCGGACGATTCCGGGCATGGGTGGATTCAACGAAAAAATCATGCGCGATGCAGAAACGAAACTGCGCGATGGCGGGACGTTCTCTGTCCATAACGAAGAATTCCTCACCGGCGCCAATATTTCCGTTACCTTGACGAAAGACTTTATGGAAGCAGTCGAAAAAGACGAGGACTTCGAATTGCGCTTCCCGGCAGTTGAAACGTATTCGAAAGAAGAGATGGCGGTTTATAACGAGGAATGGCATAAGATCGGCGATGTCCGCGATTGGGAAAAAATGGGCCATAAAGTCCGGACCTACCGCGTGATCAAAGCGCGCGAACTATGGAACTTGATCAATGTATGCGCGACATATTCCGCAGAACCTGGCATCTTCTTTATCGATAATGCCAATGAAAAAACGAACGCCACTGCATACGGCCAAAAAGTCGTAGCGACGAACCCATGCGGTGAGCAACCGCTTGCGCCTTATTCCGTGTGCAACTTGGCAGCCGTCAACCTGGCACGCTTTGCAGATCCAAAAACGAAGCAAGTCGATTTTGAAGCACTTAAAGAAACAGTGCGCGTCGGCGTGCGCATGCAAGACAACGTCATCGATGCAACGCCATATTTCCTGGAAGACAACCGCATCCAGGCACTTGGCGAACGCCGTGTAGGACTTGGCGTCATGGGCCTTGCCGATTTGCTCATCTATTCGGACCGTGAATACGGCTCTCCGGAAGGCAACGAGCTGGTCGATGAGATTTTCAAGACGATTGCAGTCGCAGCTTACGAAGCGTCAACGGAACTCGCGGAAGAGCGCGGCAGCTTCCCGTTCCTCGTCGGCGAAACAGATGCAGAAACCGAGAACCTGCGCCGTGCATTTACCGAAACCGGCTTTATGCAAGGGATGCCGGAAGAAATCCGCCAAGCGGTGCTCGACAAAGGAATCCGCAATTCCCATCTATTGACGGTGGCACCGACAGGGTCGACTGGCACGATGGTTGGCGTCTCGACAGGATTGGAACCGTATTATTCATTCACATATTACCGCAGTGGGCGTCTCGGGAAATTTATCGAAGTAAAAGCGGATATCGTCCGTGAATACTTGAAGAACAACCCGGATGCAGAAGAAGACAATTTGCCGAAAGCGTTTGTCACTTCGATGGATCTTGCCCCTGAAGCGCATGCTGATGTGCAATGCATCATCCAGCGCTGGATCGATTCCTCAATTTCGAAAACGGTCAATGCGCCGAAAGGCTATACCGTTGAACAGGTTGAAGGCGTCTATGAGCGTCTCTACAAAGGCGGTGCCAAAGGCGGCACAGTCTACGTCGACGGCAGCCGTGATTCGCAAGTGCTGACTTTGAAGGCTGAAGACAATACATTCGAAGAAGACCATAAAGAAGAAGACACTGGCAAACGTCCCGTCGTCTTGATCGACACGATCCAAGACTTGCGCTCGACCAATGTCACGATCGGATCGGAAGTAGGCAATACTTGCCCTGTCTGCCGCAAAGGGACAGTGGAAGAAATGGGCGGATGCAATACCTGCACGAACTGCGCAGCCCAATTGAAATGCGGACTGTAA
- the aroQ gene encoding type II 3-dehydroquinate dehydratase: MRVLVLNGPNLNRLGKREKQAYGSFTLQELEQELSEFAEEEGFELVCRQSNHEGELIDWIHGADDDAISGIVLNAGAYTHTSIAIRDAIASVQVPVVEVHISNIHAREEFRHYSHIAPVATGQIAGFGKDVYRLGLQSLLLRQQKG; this comes from the coding sequence ATGAGAGTCTTGGTGTTGAACGGTCCCAATTTAAACCGTCTCGGCAAACGCGAAAAACAAGCGTACGGAAGTTTTACTTTGCAGGAGTTGGAGCAGGAACTGTCGGAATTCGCAGAAGAGGAAGGCTTTGAACTGGTCTGCCGGCAGTCTAACCATGAAGGCGAATTGATCGATTGGATCCATGGCGCGGACGATGATGCCATATCGGGCATTGTGTTAAATGCCGGTGCCTATACGCACACGAGCATTGCGATACGCGACGCCATCGCATCGGTCCAAGTGCCGGTCGTTGAAGTACATATTTCCAATATCCATGCCCGTGAAGAGTTCCGCCACTATTCCCATATCGCGCCGGTAGCTACCGGGCAAATCGCCGGATTCGGCAAGGATGTTTACCGGCTAGGGCTCCAGTCGCTCTTGCTTCGACAACAGAAAGGATGA
- a CDS encoding rhodanese-like domain-containing protein, whose amino-acid sequence MELLYITLGVVIAILIFAVVSFLRIRKAVTDLNQEEFIQGYRKAQLIDVREPKDFAAGHILGARNIPQSQLRQRYKEIRADKPVYLYDQNGARSGRVALFLKKKGYEQLFQLQGGFKKWTGKIKSK is encoded by the coding sequence GTGGAATTATTGTATATCACATTGGGTGTCGTCATCGCCATCCTCATCTTTGCGGTCGTCTCCTTCCTGCGCATCCGCAAAGCAGTCACCGATCTGAACCAGGAAGAATTCATTCAAGGCTACCGAAAAGCGCAGCTCATCGATGTCCGGGAACCAAAAGATTTCGCAGCCGGCCATATTCTTGGGGCGCGCAACATCCCGCAATCGCAATTGCGCCAGCGCTACAAGGAAATCCGTGCCGACAAACCGGTCTATCTGTATGACCAGAACGGGGCAAGAAGCGGACGCGTTGCATTGTTCCTGAAGAAAAAAGGCTATGAGCAATTGTTCCAATTGCAGGGCGGCTTCAAAAAATGGACAGGCAAAATCAAATCCAAATAA
- the gcvPB gene encoding aminomethyl-transferring glycine dehydrogenase subunit GcvPB, with product MHKDNQPLIFEMTKQGRVGYSLPELDVPEVDLTELLGQELVRDEFAELPEVSELDIMRHYTALSKRNHGVDSGFYPLGSCTMKYNPKINESVARFSGFANIHPLQEESTVQGAMELMYDLQEHLKEITGMDEVTLQPAAGAHGEWTGLMMIRAFHEANGDFNRTKVIVPDSAHGTNPASATVAGFETVTVKSNEHGLVDLEDLKRVVGDDTAALMLTNPNTLGLFEEDILEMASIIHEVGGKLYYDGANLNAVMSKARPGDMGFDVVHLNLHKTFTGPHGGGGPGSGPVGVNADLIPYLPKPILIKTDEGFTFDYDRPESIGRVKPFYGNFGINVRAYTYIRTMGPDGLKKVTEYAVLNANYMMRRLAPHFDLPYDRHCKHEFVLSGRRQKKLGVRTLDMAKRLLDFGYHPPTIYFPLNVEEGMMIEPTETESKETLDDFIDAMIQIAREVEENPEIVQNAPHTTVINRLDETKAARKPVLRYQKPSDSE from the coding sequence ATGCATAAAGACAACCAGCCACTCATTTTTGAAATGACCAAACAAGGCCGTGTCGGCTACAGCCTGCCGGAACTTGATGTGCCGGAAGTGGATTTGACTGAATTGCTCGGCCAAGAACTAGTACGCGATGAGTTTGCGGAATTGCCGGAAGTCTCGGAACTCGACATCATGCGCCATTACACAGCGCTATCAAAACGCAACCACGGCGTCGATTCCGGATTCTATCCGCTCGGCTCGTGCACGATGAAATACAACCCGAAAATCAATGAATCCGTTGCCCGTTTCTCAGGCTTCGCGAACATCCACCCGCTGCAGGAAGAATCGACTGTCCAAGGCGCGATGGAATTGATGTATGACCTTCAGGAACACTTGAAGGAAATTACCGGCATGGACGAAGTGACACTTCAGCCGGCCGCTGGTGCACACGGTGAATGGACGGGCCTCATGATGATCCGTGCTTTCCACGAAGCGAATGGTGATTTCAACCGCACGAAAGTCATTGTGCCGGATTCTGCCCACGGAACAAACCCAGCTTCTGCGACAGTCGCTGGTTTCGAGACCGTGACTGTGAAATCGAACGAGCACGGCTTGGTCGACCTGGAAGACTTGAAGCGCGTAGTCGGCGACGATACAGCAGCACTCATGCTGACGAACCCGAACACGCTCGGCCTTTTCGAAGAAGATATCCTAGAAATGGCATCGATCATCCACGAAGTCGGGGGTAAGCTGTATTACGACGGAGCGAATTTGAACGCGGTCATGTCAAAAGCACGCCCTGGCGATATGGGCTTTGATGTCGTCCATTTGAACTTGCATAAAACTTTCACCGGCCCGCACGGCGGTGGCGGCCCAGGATCCGGACCAGTCGGCGTCAATGCAGACCTGATCCCGTATTTGCCGAAGCCGATCCTCATCAAAACCGATGAAGGCTTCACATTCGATTACGACCGCCCTGAGTCCATCGGGCGCGTCAAGCCGTTCTATGGCAACTTTGGCATCAATGTCCGTGCCTATACCTATATCCGCACAATGGGGCCGGACGGCTTGAAGAAAGTGACTGAATACGCTGTATTGAACGCCAATTACATGATGCGCCGCCTTGCGCCTCATTTCGATTTGCCGTACGACCGCCACTGCAAGCATGAATTTGTGTTGAGCGGCCGCCGCCAGAAGAAACTTGGCGTCAGAACGCTCGATATGGCGAAACGCCTGCTTGACTTCGGTTACCATCCGCCGACGATCTACTTCCCGCTCAACGTGGAAGAAGGCATGATGATCGAGCCGACCGAGACCGAATCGAAAGAAACGCTCGATGACTTTATCGATGCGATGATCCAAATTGCGCGTGAAGTGGAAGAAAACCCGGAGATCGTCCAAAATGCACCGCATACGACGGTGATCAACCGGCTGGATGAAACGAAAGCGGCTCGCAAGCCAGTTCTTCGTTATCAGAAACCGTCAGACAGCGAATGA
- the comGD gene encoding competence type IV pilus minor pilin ComGD — MKSNSGFTLIEMLLVLMAVGISASLVVASVASLERKREEDRFFVLLEQDIHYAQSQSYSLGTSVTLVFWNHKPGYEVMYGLSYPGYARTMPKSISLNAASNIRQVYFTPSGSIHQPGTMRFSTSSGERTVTVHLGKGRVVVSK; from the coding sequence CTGAAAAGCAACTCAGGATTTACCTTAATTGAAATGTTGCTCGTGTTGATGGCGGTCGGAATCAGTGCCTCACTTGTTGTGGCTTCTGTTGCATCGCTCGAAAGAAAGCGCGAAGAAGACCGTTTTTTTGTGTTGCTGGAACAAGACATCCATTATGCCCAAAGCCAAAGTTATTCACTCGGTACGTCCGTAACTTTGGTTTTCTGGAATCACAAGCCAGGTTATGAAGTGATGTATGGATTAAGTTATCCGGGATATGCCAGGACCATGCCGAAGTCGATCAGCTTGAACGCGGCCAGCAATATTCGTCAAGTATATTTCACGCCGAGTGGTTCGATCCACCAGCCAGGCACCATGCGCTTTTCGACCAGCAGCGGTGAAAGGACGGTGACGGTCCATCTTGGAAAAGGGCGCGTGGTGGTTTCAAAATGA
- a CDS encoding M24 family metallopeptidase encodes MKLMKLREQMQKRELDSLLVTNPYNLRFITGFTGTAGLALITPNDAWFITDFRYTEQAGEQVTEFKVVQAQKGLIDEVARIAGEAAVERLAFEQDYMTFATYSQYQEKLSATLEPVSGLIEKLRMVKSPEELEVLKAAAKIADDAFEHICDYIKAGMTELQVSNELEFFMRSQGATSSSFDIIVASGLRSALPHGVASDKKIEQGDLITLDFGALYNGYVSDITRTVAVGEPSDKLKEIYQVVLDSQVLALEKIKPGMTGIEADAIARDYIKSKGYGEAFGHSTGHGIGLEVHEGPGLSFRSETVLEPGMAVTVEPGIYLPGIGGVRIEDDILITETGNERLTHSSKELRIL; translated from the coding sequence ATGAAATTGATGAAACTGCGCGAACAAATGCAAAAGCGGGAACTGGATTCCCTGCTGGTGACTAATCCGTATAATCTTCGTTTTATTACAGGCTTCACCGGAACGGCTGGGCTTGCGCTCATCACGCCGAATGATGCTTGGTTCATTACCGATTTCCGCTATACCGAACAGGCGGGAGAGCAAGTCACAGAATTTAAAGTGGTCCAAGCACAAAAAGGATTGATCGATGAAGTGGCGCGCATTGCTGGGGAAGCGGCAGTCGAGCGATTGGCATTCGAACAGGATTACATGACCTTTGCGACCTATTCGCAGTATCAGGAAAAATTATCTGCGACGCTCGAACCGGTCAGCGGGTTGATCGAAAAGCTTCGTATGGTGAAATCGCCTGAGGAACTTGAGGTGCTAAAAGCGGCAGCCAAGATCGCCGATGATGCATTTGAGCATATTTGCGATTATATCAAAGCCGGCATGACGGAACTGCAAGTCTCCAACGAATTGGAATTTTTCATGCGTTCACAAGGCGCAACTTCTTCTTCATTCGACATCATCGTCGCATCGGGCTTGCGTTCGGCATTGCCGCATGGCGTTGCATCCGACAAAAAAATCGAACAAGGCGACTTGATCACGCTCGATTTCGGCGCATTATACAACGGCTATGTCTCAGACATCACGCGCACGGTGGCAGTCGGCGAACCGTCCGACAAGCTCAAGGAAATTTATCAGGTGGTATTGGATTCACAAGTATTGGCACTTGAGAAAATCAAGCCGGGCATGACGGGAATCGAAGCAGATGCCATCGCACGCGATTACATCAAGTCGAAAGGCTACGGGGAAGCATTCGGGCATTCGACGGGCCATGGCATCGGCCTTGAAGTCCATGAAGGCCCAGGGTTGTCGTTCCGCTCCGAAACCGTCCTTGAACCCGGGATGGCTGTCACGGTCGAACCGGGCATCTATTTGCCGGGAATTGGCGGAGTGCGCATCGAAGATGATATACTGATTACCGAAACGGGGAATGAGCGCTTGACGCATTCTTCAAAAGAGCTTCGCATTTTATAA
- the comGC gene encoding competence type IV pilus major pilin ComGC, producing MKRLKNQRGFTLIEMLIVMLIITVLIAIAIPNVSKQTSAVDEKGCKAFVQMVQGQVESYRMDKKAVPVMADLVSEGYLKTGETSCPNGEVINISVDGVVTSSKAS from the coding sequence ATGAAACGATTAAAAAACCAACGGGGCTTTACGCTCATCGAAATGCTGATCGTCATGTTGATCATTACGGTATTGATCGCCATCGCCATCCCGAATGTCTCGAAACAGACTTCGGCTGTCGATGAAAAAGGCTGCAAGGCATTCGTCCAGATGGTCCAGGGCCAAGTGGAATCCTACCGAATGGATAAAAAAGCGGTACCGGTGATGGCGGACTTGGTTTCCGAGGGCTATTTGAAAACAGGTGAAACGAGCTGCCCGAATGGAGAAGTGATCAATATTTCAGTTGACGGCGTGGTGACCTCATCAAAAGCCTCCTGA